The Microplitis demolitor isolate Queensland-Clemson2020A chromosome 8, iyMicDemo2.1a, whole genome shotgun sequence genome has a segment encoding these proteins:
- the LOC103573328 gene encoding organic cation transporter protein yields the protein MSISKFHSIASEKCLLQALNELGRSSKLLWVVFIMSALASLTNGLHSMSYVFIAEVPNYRCSIPELKNANWTDEQIKNISIIDDCQIYDYNYTYLASLMYEEAIEYVKDIELNTSIVSCSSIVYENSGRSTIVNEWQLVCDRKLYRANTFFVFAFGRLLGFGILGIYADKYGRKKSLVIGLILQIIAVPSSAVIPWFLGYIFLKLVTGISVGALYSSGYTIMSEVANDSRRKVLGVFADVMYPVGTCIIVTLAYFITNWRYLQMSLAVFTIPTMILIWSIPESPQWLISQNHHDKAEKIIEKYRKVIIAPSLVPDNLSLESISTDCPKKSQFKMLIHRYFESIRILFTNPSLRKNIIIMYFSFFVSISVGYCLVFSVDTFNINRYIYMATVASSEILALMTVPVILIFLSCQNATVVLYITASICMISIVVIPRNEIYIVLGMTMLSKFCLTACFTTNMLFSSELFPPSVRNSSFGTSLLMGQVGCMTAPYIVDLLGKIAWWAPNTLCGTLALIAGLLIRLISKKELNNNDSNSHSEEEIKI from the exons ATGTCGATTTCGAAGTTTCACTCAATCGCATCag aaaaatgtcttCTACAAGCTTTGAATGAACTTGGGCGTAGTTCTAAGCTTCTATGGGTCGTTTTTATTATGAGTGCTTTAGCGTCATTAACAAATGGATTACATTCAATGTCTTACGTTTTCATTGCTGAg GTACCCAATTATCGGTGCTCGATTCCCGAgctaaaaaatgcaaattggACAGatgaacaaattaaaaatatttcaataattgacGACTGccaaatatatgattataattatacatatctCGCGAGTTTGATGTATGAAGAAGCTATAGAATATGTCAaagatattgaattaaataccAGTATTGTTTCTTGTTCATCAATTGTATATGAAAACAGCGGAAGATCAACGATTGTAAATGAG tggCAATTGGTCTGTGACAGAAAATTATATCGAGCAAAcacattttttgtatttgcATTTGGAAGGCTTTTAGGTTTTGGAATTTTGGGAATATACGCAGACAAATATGGAAGAAAAAAGTCATTGGTAATTGGCTtgatattacaaataattgctGTACCTTCAAGTGCAGTAATACCATGGTTTTTGGGTTATATCTTTCTAAAATTAGTAACAGGAATAAGTGTGGGTGCTTTGTATTCGTCTGGATATACAATAA TGTCAGAAGTGGCGAATGATAGCAGAAGAAAGGTGTTGGGTGTTTTCGCTGATGTTATGTATCCTGTTGGAACTTGTATTATTGTAACTCTTgcttattttataacaaattggCGATACCTACAAATGTCATTAGCAGTATTTACTATTCCGACGATGATCCTTATTTG GTCCATTCCCGAATCACCGCAGTGGTTGATATCACAAAATCATCATGATAAAGCAgagaaaataatcgaaaaatatcGTAAAGTTATAATTGCACCATCTCTAGTTCCAGATAATCTATCGCTTGAATCGATTTCAACAGACTGCCCGAAAAAAAGCCAATTCAAAATGTTAATTCATCGCTATTTTGAAAGTATAAGAATTCTTTTTACAAATCCTAGCTtgcgaaaaaatataataattatgtatttttcatTCTTCGTTTCTATATCAGTTGGCTATTGTCTTG tATTTTCAGTCGACACATTCAATATTAatcgttatatttatatggcAACAGTAGCAAGTTCTGAAATACTAGCACTCATGACAGTTCCAGTGATTCTGATATTTTTGAGTTGCCAGAATGCAACCGTTGTTCTATATATAACTGCATCTATTTGTATGATTTCGATAGTAGTAATCCCtagaaatgaaatatatatagttttaggAATGACAATgttatcaaaattttgctTGACAGCATGTTTTACTACCAACATGTTATTTTCCTCGGAATTGTTTCCCCCAAGTGTTAGAAATTCCTCCTTTGGAACAAGTTTACTTATGGGACAAGTTGGTTGTATGACTGCACCATACATTGTTGATTTACTGGGAAAAATCGCCTGGTGGGCTCCAAATACTCTCTGTGGTACTTTAGCACTTATAGCAGGACTTTTAATTCgtttaatatctaaaaaagaactaaataataatgatagcaATTCTCATTctgaagaagaaataaaaatatag
- the LOC128668383 gene encoding organic cation transporter protein-like has product MVTQEDNEIQEKFILQALDELGQSSQLLWIVLFASILVSLINGLNTMSYIFIAEVPNYWCAIPELTNANWTDEQIKNISIINGCQKYDYNYTYLASLEYEEATDYVKDSEFNTSVVSCSSFVFDKSGRSTIVNEWQLVCDRKVHRANTFLAYAFGKLVGGGILGIAADKYGRKKSLIISLVLQTVAMPLSALVPWFWAYIVFKFLVGASVSSLYSTAYTMLSEIATSHRKKVFGAIIDSMFQIGTLVLISIAYFSSDWRHLQLTLSLFTLLLVIIIWFVPESPRWLISQNRHSEAKKLIKKYYKTINQLSVTTEDPMRTFLPLEKPVLKNNPKKGLKRYFGNSSILFSDPILRINIIIMYYTFFATFSVSYYLILNIDIFETNRYIYSTIGAIIELIALTSVPAILIFFSCQKANALLHIILSISMLTIGTVSKKYVYVAMVMTMISKFLVTVCYTTIALFCLELFPPGVRNSAFGTSLVMGQIGSMTAPYIVDLLGQVARWVPPALCATLSFATGLFILIISKNELNNKNNIKIKEEIPLKNNRT; this is encoded by the exons atgGTAACTCAAGAAGACAACGAAATTCAAGAGAAGTTTATTTTACAAGCGTTAGATGAACTAGGACAAAGTTCACAACTTCTTTGGATTGTTTTATTCGCTAGCATTTTAGTGTCATTGATAAACGGATTAAATACCATGTCTTATATATTCATTGCTGAG gtACCCAATTATTGGTGCGCTATTCCGGAGCTTACAAATGCAAATTGGACAGacgaacaaattaaaaatatttctataataaatgGATGTCAAAAGtatgattataattacacGTATCTCGCGAGCTTGGAATATGAAGAAGCCACAGATTATGTCAAAGATAGTGAATTTAATACCAGTGTTGTTTCTTGTTCATCGTTTGTATTTGATAAAAGTGGAAGGTCGACGATTGTCAATGAA TGGCAATTGGTCTGCGATAGAAAAGTGCATCGAGCAAATACATTTCTTGCATACGCATTTGGAAAACTAGTAGGTGGTGGAATTTTGGGAATAGCCGCGGATAAATATGgaaggaaaaaatcattaattattagcttaGTGTTACAAACTGTTGCCATGCCTTTATCTGCATTAGTTCCATGGTTTTGGGCTTATATTGTATTCAAATTTCTTGTAGGTGCAAGCGTTAGTTCTTTGTATTCAACAGCTTATACAATGT TGTCCGAAATTGCTACAAGCCACAGAAAAAAGGTATTCGGTGCCATTATTGATTCAATGTTTCAAATTGGAACTTTAGTTCTTATAAGTATTGCATATTTCTCATCAGATTGGCGACATTTGCAATTAACACTGTCATTATTTACTTtgttattagtaattattatttg GTTTGTACCAGAGTCGCCAAGATGGTTGATATCACAAAATCGTCATAGcgaagcaaaaaaattaatcaaaaaatattataaaactattaatcAACTGTCTGTTACCACAGAAGATCCAATGCGAACATTCTTACCGCTCGAAAAACctgtattgaaaaataaccCAAAAAAAGGCTTGAAACGATATTTTGGAAATTCGTCAATTTTATTCTCAGATCCaattttgagaataaatataattattatgtactACACATTTTTTGCTACTTTTTCAGTCAGCTATTATctca TTCtcaatattgatatatttgaaacaaatcgttatatttattcaacaataggagcaattattgaattaatagcACTCACATCAGTGCCAGCGATTCTGATATTTTTCAGTTGCCAAAAAGCAAATGCTCTACTTCAcataattttgtctatttCTATGCTAACAATCGGaactgtttcaaaaaaatatgtatatgtagcTATGGTCATGACAATGATATCAAAATTTCTCGTAACAGTATGTTATACGACTATCGCGTTGTTTTGCTTAGAATTATTTCCCCCAGGTGTTAGAAATTCCGCTTTTGGAACAAGTTTGGTCATGGGACAAATTGGATCAATGACAGCACCATATATTGTCGATTTACTTGGTCAAGTTGCTCGTTGGGTACCCCCTGCACTTTGTGCAACTTTATCTTTCGCAACTGGACTTTTTATCCTTATAATATCCAAAAATGaactgaataataaaaataatattaagattAAAGAGGAAATTCCACTTAAGAATAATAgaacttga